From Luteococcus japonicus, one genomic window encodes:
- a CDS encoding sodium ion-translocating decarboxylase subunit beta yields MESTIDLLLRGVTNVTWQSVVMLAVGCLLIWLAIAKEYEPLLLLPIGAGCLLTNLPLSPLVGEDGMLTVLRHAGVDNELFPLLIFIGIGCMTDFGPLLEMPKMVLLGAAGQFGIFLTLVLAVLLGFSHNEAASIGIIGAIDGPTSIYVSRQLAPQLLAPITVAAYSYMSLVPIIMPPIMRALTTQKERQIRMPYSSRVISKRTRILFPIVVTLLVGILVPFATPLVGMLMFGNLMRESGVVERLTGASSNEIANTVTLFLGLAIGSTMVGTSFLKWSTLMILVLGLVAFCLDTAAGVLFGKLMNVLSGGKFNPLIGAAGISAFPMAARVVQKEAAREDFENFILMHAMGANAAGQVASTVAGGVLLALMGAA; encoded by the coding sequence ATGGAGTCCACCATCGACCTCCTGCTGCGCGGCGTCACCAATGTCACGTGGCAGTCGGTGGTGATGCTCGCGGTGGGCTGCCTGCTCATCTGGCTGGCCATCGCCAAGGAGTACGAGCCGCTGCTCCTGCTGCCGATCGGCGCCGGCTGCCTGCTGACCAACCTGCCGCTGTCCCCGCTGGTGGGCGAGGACGGCATGCTGACGGTACTGCGCCATGCCGGCGTCGACAATGAGCTCTTCCCGCTGTTGATCTTCATCGGCATCGGCTGCATGACCGACTTCGGCCCACTCCTGGAGATGCCCAAGATGGTGCTGCTCGGTGCCGCCGGCCAGTTCGGCATCTTCCTCACCCTGGTGCTGGCCGTGCTGCTGGGCTTCAGCCACAACGAGGCCGCCAGCATCGGCATCATCGGCGCCATCGACGGGCCGACGTCGATCTACGTCTCACGCCAGCTGGCACCGCAGCTGCTGGCCCCGATCACGGTGGCGGCCTACTCCTACATGTCGCTGGTGCCGATCATCATGCCGCCGATCATGCGCGCACTCACCACGCAGAAGGAACGCCAGATCCGGATGCCCTACTCCTCGCGAGTGATCAGCAAGCGGACCCGGATCTTGTTCCCCATCGTCGTGACGCTGCTGGTGGGCATCCTGGTGCCCTTCGCCACACCGCTGGTTGGCATGCTGATGTTCGGCAACCTGATGCGGGAGTCCGGCGTCGTCGAGCGCCTCACCGGCGCCTCCTCCAACGAGATCGCCAACACCGTCACCCTCTTCCTGGGCCTGGCCATCGGTTCGACGATGGTCGGCACGTCCTTCCTGAAGTGGTCGACGCTGATGATCCTGGTGCTGGGCCTGGTCGCCTTCTGCCTGGACACGGCCGCCGGCGTGCTCTTCGGCAAATTGATGAATGTCCTGTCCGGCGGCAAGTTCAACCCGTTGATCGGCGCCGCCGGCATCTCCGCCTTCCCGATGGCTGCCCGCGTGGTCCAGAAGGAGGCCGCGCGGGAGGACTTCGAGAACTTCATCCTGATGCACGCCATGGGCGCCAATGCGGCCGGCCAGGTGGCCTCCACCGTCGCCGGTGGTGTGCTGCTGGCCCTGATGGGCGCCGCCTGA
- a CDS encoding biotin/lipoyl-containing protein, with translation MRRYTISIDGSDHEVDVEEVTANTFRVHIAGKSVDVRLRDHQDLAQAMITPEVEVGRGVVATAAPSALPHQAAPQPAIGTPGPGASPHPAAPAGGGAASGVNTLTAPMPGVVLSISAQPGQSVKRGDALLVLEAMKMKNELRATRDGIIASIPAEVGAQVKFGDELVVFE, from the coding sequence ATGCGCCGCTACACGATCTCGATCGACGGGTCCGACCACGAGGTCGACGTCGAGGAAGTCACCGCCAACACCTTCCGGGTGCACATCGCTGGCAAGAGCGTCGACGTCCGGCTGCGTGACCACCAGGACCTCGCCCAGGCCATGATCACGCCGGAGGTGGAGGTGGGCCGCGGCGTCGTGGCCACGGCCGCCCCCTCCGCGCTCCCCCACCAGGCAGCTCCCCAGCCCGCCATCGGCACTCCTGGGCCCGGCGCCTCGCCACACCCCGCTGCCCCCGCCGGTGGCGGCGCGGCCAGCGGCGTGAACACCCTGACCGCCCCGATGCCCGGTGTCGTGCTGAGCATCAGTGCCCAGCCCGGCCAGAGCGTCAAGCGGGGCGATGCCCTGCTGGTGCTCGAGGCCATGAAGATGAAGAACGAGCTCAGGGCCACCCGCGACGGCATCATTGCGTCGATCCCCGCCGAGGTGGGAGCCCAGGTGAAGTTCGGTGATGAGCTGGTGGTGTTCGAATGA
- a CDS encoding OadG family transporter subunit: MSDLAWGLEMTVVGMGVVFALLLLLMGVLILTARLDSPDKPAADEPEPPQATPAPLATTPVPATEPAVEILTAGLTVQQTTAVALAVITHAEVRRQQAAPAMRTHAPGSQIHTSRWVSVGRGAQNQSWNRR; the protein is encoded by the coding sequence ATGAGTGACCTTGCATGGGGCCTGGAGATGACCGTGGTGGGGATGGGCGTCGTCTTCGCCCTGCTGCTGTTGCTGATGGGCGTGCTGATCCTGACAGCACGCCTCGATTCCCCCGACAAGCCCGCCGCCGACGAGCCCGAACCGCCCCAGGCGACCCCCGCACCGCTGGCCACGACGCCAGTCCCAGCAACCGAACCGGCGGTGGAGATCCTCACCGCCGGGCTCACGGTCCAGCAGACCACAGCCGTGGCGCTGGCCGTGATCACCCACGCCGAGGTGCGCCGCCAGCAGGCCGCCCCGGCGATGCGAACCCACGCACCGGGAAGCCAGATCCACACGAGCCGGTGGGTTTCGGTGGGCCGCGGTGCGCAGAACCAGTCCTGGAACAGGAGATGA
- a CDS encoding acyl-CoA carboxylase subunit beta, whose translation MTQRLDTLRQMREQALAGGGPKRIDAQHAKGKMTARERLSFLLDEASFQELGALATHHNTDFGMADQRFPGDGVITGFGKINGRRVAVFAQDFTVLGGSFSEVQAQKISRIQDLALESGIPLIGLNDSGGARVQEGVRSLAAYGEVFYRNVAASGVIPQISLILGPCAGGAVYSPALTDFTVMVETTSNMFLTGPEIIKAVTGEEVSSEDLGGAFVHNARSGVAQFNAANEQAAIEKCKLLLSYLPQNNTEDPPQVVPHDSPDRMDEALNSIIPEDDTAAYDMRDVLDAIFDAGSVMQVHEQWAGNAICAFARLDGHAAGIIANQPTVMSGCLDIDSSDKISRHIRICDMFNIPIVTFVDCPGYLPGVQQEYAGVIRHGAKVIYSYCQATVPKLCVVTRKAIGGSYVALSSKQMGNDVAFAWPTAQIAVMGAEGAARLLNRREIAAAEDPKTVEQKFIDEYREKFFNPYRAADVGQIDEVIEPCETRPRLIRALEVLRTKVQTNIPKKHGLFPV comes from the coding sequence ATGACGCAACGACTCGACACCCTCCGCCAGATGCGCGAACAGGCACTGGCCGGCGGTGGCCCCAAGAGGATCGACGCCCAGCACGCCAAGGGGAAGATGACCGCCCGCGAGCGGCTCTCCTTCCTGCTGGACGAGGCCAGCTTCCAGGAACTGGGCGCCCTGGCCACCCATCACAACACCGACTTCGGCATGGCCGACCAGCGCTTCCCGGGCGATGGCGTCATCACCGGCTTCGGCAAGATCAACGGCCGACGCGTGGCCGTCTTCGCCCAGGACTTCACGGTGCTGGGCGGCTCCTTCAGCGAGGTGCAGGCCCAGAAGATCAGTCGCATCCAGGACCTGGCACTCGAGTCCGGCATCCCCCTGATCGGTCTCAACGACTCCGGCGGTGCCCGCGTCCAGGAGGGCGTGCGCTCCCTGGCCGCCTATGGCGAGGTCTTCTACCGCAATGTCGCCGCCTCGGGCGTCATCCCGCAGATCAGCCTGATCCTCGGCCCCTGTGCCGGTGGCGCGGTCTACTCCCCCGCCCTGACCGACTTCACCGTCATGGTGGAGACCACCTCCAACATGTTCCTGACCGGGCCGGAGATCATCAAGGCCGTCACCGGCGAGGAGGTCAGCTCCGAGGACCTCGGCGGTGCCTTCGTGCACAATGCCCGCTCCGGCGTGGCCCAGTTCAACGCCGCCAACGAGCAGGCAGCCATCGAGAAGTGCAAGCTGCTGCTCAGCTACCTGCCGCAGAACAACACCGAGGACCCGCCACAGGTGGTTCCGCACGACTCCCCGGACCGGATGGACGAGGCACTGAACTCGATCATCCCGGAGGACGACACGGCCGCCTACGACATGCGCGACGTGCTGGACGCGATCTTCGATGCCGGCTCGGTGATGCAGGTCCACGAGCAGTGGGCGGGCAACGCGATCTGCGCCTTCGCACGGCTCGACGGGCACGCGGCGGGCATCATCGCCAACCAGCCCACCGTGATGAGCGGCTGCCTCGACATCGACTCGTCGGACAAGATCAGCCGCCACATCCGCATCTGCGACATGTTCAACATCCCGATCGTCACCTTCGTCGACTGCCCCGGTTACCTGCCCGGCGTGCAGCAGGAGTACGCGGGAGTCATCCGGCACGGCGCCAAGGTCATCTACTCCTATTGTCAGGCCACCGTGCCGAAGCTGTGCGTGGTCACCCGCAAGGCCATCGGTGGCTCCTATGTCGCACTGTCCAGCAAGCAGATGGGCAATGACGTCGCCTTTGCCTGGCCCACCGCACAGATCGCCGTGATGGGCGCCGAGGGCGCCGCCCGGCTGCTCAACCGACGCGAGATCGCCGCCGCAGAGGATCCGAAGACGGTGGAGCAGAAGTTCATCGACGAGTACCGGGAGAAGTTCTTCAACCCCTACCGCGCCGCCGACGTCGGACAGATCGACGAGGTCATCGAACCCTGCGAGACCAGGCCCCGCCTGATCCGTGCCCTGGAGGTGTTGCGCACCAAGGTGCAGACCAACATCCCCAAGAAGCACGGACTGTTCCCCGTCTAG
- a CDS encoding GNAT family N-acetyltransferase, with the protein MSEVTARRAEERDLDDLRAHQPRPEIDLVGQRFEEMAKETGILAVAEHEGQIVGSGFLDFVDEALQPEVKNLWIYPEHRGLGAGQALWTWLEVQARDKGYDEVFLSVAPDNAKAISLFLQLGYAPTGDHLIIDNPSTHVVADPDQVSMHYAIYRKSLRAY; encoded by the coding sequence ATGAGCGAAGTCACCGCACGCCGCGCAGAGGAGCGCGATCTGGACGACCTGCGTGCCCACCAGCCCCGCCCGGAGATCGACCTGGTCGGACAGCGTTTCGAGGAGATGGCGAAGGAGACCGGCATCCTCGCCGTGGCCGAGCACGAGGGCCAGATCGTCGGGAGCGGCTTCCTCGACTTCGTCGACGAGGCCCTGCAGCCCGAGGTCAAGAACCTGTGGATCTACCCCGAGCACCGGGGCCTCGGCGCCGGGCAGGCGCTGTGGACCTGGTTGGAGGTCCAGGCCAGGGACAAGGGCTATGACGAGGTCTTCCTCTCGGTGGCCCCGGACAATGCCAAGGCCATCTCCCTGTTCCTGCAGCTTGGCTACGCCCCCACCGGCGACCACCTGATCATCGACAACCCCTCCACCCATGTCGTCGCGGACCCGGACCAGGTGAGCATGCACTACGCGATCTACCGCAAGAGCCTGCGCGCCTACTGA
- the rpsO gene encoding 30S ribosomal protein S15, with product MDAAEKKKTIEEYAVAPGDTGSPDVQIALLSKRISHLTEHLKEHKGDHHSRRGLMLMVGQRRRLLNYVMKQDIEHYRELIKRLGLRR from the coding sequence ATGGACGCTGCCGAGAAGAAGAAGACCATTGAAGAGTACGCAGTCGCTCCCGGCGACACCGGCTCTCCCGACGTGCAGATCGCGCTGCTCAGCAAGCGCATCTCCCACCTGACCGAGCACCTCAAGGAGCACAAGGGCGACCACCACAGCCGCCGTGGCCTGATGCTGATGGTCGGCCAGCGTCGCCGCCTGCTCAACTACGTGATGAAGCAGGACATCGAGCACTACCGTGAGCTCATCAAGCGCCTGGGTCTGCGTCGCTGA
- a CDS encoding polyribonucleotide nucleotidyltransferase, with protein MEGPDVKFAEAIIDNGKHGKHTVRFEAGLLAQQADGAAAVYLNGDTMLLSATTAQKTPRDSIDFFPLTVDVEERMYAAGRIPGSFFRREGRPSEGAILACRLIDRPLRPSFVKGLRNEVQVVVTVMALNPEVYYDVIAINAASMSTQIAGLPFSGPIGGVRVALIDDQWVCFPTVEQMKDATFGMAVAGRVLPDGDVAIMMVEAGGTEATWELVRSGKTAPTEEVVAQGLDAAKPFIKALCDAQSELAAQLPKETYDFPVFAEYSDEAFAAVQSVKDELAKAMTIASKQERDDATHALRQQVIEAHQELEPTDVSAAFKALTKKIVRHRTLTEQVRIDGRGVRDIRTLSAEVGVIPRVHGSALFQRGETQILGVSTLNMLDMEQKLDTLNPETTKRYMHNYNFPPYSTGETGRVGSPKRREIGHGALAERALVPVIPPREEFPYAIRQVSEALGSNGSTSMGSVCASTMSLLNAGVPLKAPVAGIAMGLMSEEIDGQTKYVALTDILGAEDALGDMDFKVTGTSEFVTALQLDTKLNGIPADVLAGALLQAREARHTLLEVMGEAIEGPDEMNPYAPRIITVKIPVDKIGEVIGPKGKMINQMQDETGANISIEDDGTIYIGADNGEAAEAARSMINSIANPTMPEKGERYLGTVVKLTAFGAFISLLPGKDGLLHISKLKPLNNNQRVESVEDVLSVGQKLQVEINEVDERGKLSLIPVVEEKAEESTEAPAAE; from the coding sequence ATGGAGGGACCCGACGTGAAGTTCGCAGAAGCCATCATCGACAACGGCAAGCACGGCAAGCACACCGTCCGCTTCGAGGCGGGCCTGCTCGCCCAGCAGGCCGACGGCGCCGCCGCCGTCTACCTCAACGGCGACACCATGCTGCTGAGTGCCACCACCGCGCAGAAGACCCCGCGCGACTCCATCGACTTCTTCCCCCTGACGGTGGACGTCGAGGAGCGGATGTACGCCGCCGGCCGCATCCCCGGAAGCTTCTTCCGCCGCGAGGGTCGCCCCAGCGAGGGCGCCATCCTCGCCTGTCGCCTGATCGACCGCCCGCTGCGCCCCTCCTTCGTGAAGGGTCTGCGCAACGAGGTCCAGGTCGTCGTGACCGTCATGGCCCTCAACCCCGAGGTCTACTACGACGTCATCGCCATCAATGCGGCCTCGATGTCCACCCAGATCGCCGGGCTGCCCTTCAGCGGCCCGATCGGTGGCGTGCGCGTCGCCCTGATCGACGACCAGTGGGTCTGCTTCCCGACCGTGGAGCAGATGAAGGACGCCACCTTCGGCATGGCCGTGGCCGGCCGCGTGCTGCCCGACGGTGACGTCGCCATCATGATGGTGGAGGCCGGCGGCACCGAGGCCACCTGGGAGCTCGTGCGCTCCGGCAAGACCGCTCCCACCGAGGAGGTCGTCGCCCAGGGCCTGGACGCCGCCAAGCCCTTCATCAAGGCGCTGTGCGATGCCCAGTCCGAGCTGGCCGCCCAGCTGCCCAAGGAGACCTACGACTTCCCGGTCTTCGCCGAGTACTCCGACGAGGCCTTCGCCGCCGTCCAGTCCGTCAAGGACGAGCTGGCCAAGGCGATGACCATCGCCAGCAAGCAGGAGCGCGACGATGCCACCCACGCCCTGCGCCAGCAGGTCATCGAAGCCCATCAGGAGCTCGAGCCCACTGACGTCTCGGCCGCCTTCAAGGCTCTGACCAAGAAGATCGTGCGTCACCGCACCCTCACCGAGCAGGTCCGCATCGACGGCCGTGGCGTGCGCGACATTCGCACCCTGTCCGCCGAGGTCGGCGTGATCCCGCGTGTGCACGGTTCGGCACTCTTCCAGCGTGGCGAGACCCAGATCCTGGGCGTCTCCACCCTGAACATGCTGGACATGGAGCAGAAGCTGGACACTCTGAACCCGGAGACCACCAAGCGCTACATGCACAACTACAACTTCCCGCCCTACTCGACTGGTGAGACCGGCCGTGTGGGTTCCCCCAAGCGTCGCGAGATCGGCCACGGAGCGCTCGCCGAGCGCGCCCTGGTGCCGGTCATCCCGCCGCGCGAGGAGTTCCCCTACGCCATCCGTCAGGTCTCCGAGGCGCTGGGCTCCAACGGCTCCACGTCGATGGGTTCCGTCTGCGCCTCCACCATGTCCCTGCTGAACGCCGGTGTGCCGCTGAAGGCCCCCGTCGCCGGCATCGCCATGGGCCTGATGAGCGAGGAGATCGACGGCCAGACCAAGTACGTCGCGCTGACCGACATCCTGGGCGCCGAGGACGCGCTGGGTGACATGGACTTCAAGGTCACCGGCACCAGCGAGTTCGTCACCGCCCTGCAGCTGGACACCAAGCTCAACGGCATCCCCGCCGATGTGCTGGCCGGTGCGCTGCTGCAGGCCCGTGAGGCCCGCCACACCCTCCTGGAGGTCATGGGCGAGGCCATCGAGGGTCCCGACGAGATGAACCCCTACGCTCCGCGCATCATCACGGTGAAGATCCCCGTCGACAAGATCGGCGAGGTCATCGGCCCGAAGGGCAAGATGATCAACCAGATGCAGGACGAGACCGGCGCCAACATCTCCATCGAGGACGACGGCACCATCTACATCGGTGCCGACAACGGCGAGGCGGCCGAGGCTGCGCGCAGCATGATCAACTCGATCGCCAACCCGACCATGCCGGAGAAGGGCGAGCGCTACCTGGGTACCGTCGTCAAGCTGACGGCCTTCGGCGCCTTCATCTCCCTGCTCCCCGGCAAGGACGGCCTGCTGCACATCTCCAAGCTGAAGCCGCTGAACAACAACCAGCGCGTCGAGTCCGTCGAGGACGTGCTGAGCGTCGGCCAGAAGCTGCAGGTGGAGATCAACGAGGTCGACGAGCGCGGCAAGCTCTCGCTGATCCCCGTTGTCGAGGAGAAGGCCGAGGAGTCCACCGAGGCTCCCGCCGCCGAGTGA
- a CDS encoding M16 family metallopeptidase → MNPIRRSTLPHGLRVVTEHVPGARAFNIGVFVGVGSRDEGPGEHGASHFLEHVLFKGTPTRTAEEISAAVERFGGDLNAYTTREYTCFHARVLDDQAVTALDVLTDMLSRSLVTATDLGTEREVILDEIAMHDDDPSEVAIEGVIAALFDGTMLAPTVIGSSTSIRRMSTQRVRDYWRRTYTSGRIVVCAVGDVDHDSLCAALADFDEALTGPREAHRTPARPSARRPVRVRSNDLSQTSVVLGFETFGNRDPRREALALLAVALGGGMSSRLFLEVRERRALAYTIDCSESAWSDAGLMTIDWQALPGRTAEIMDVVRTIVVDVRENGITADELDAAKGQLVGQSILHYENPGSRMSRLGAAELAGEQRTLDEMLEAFHAVTLDEVNALARDVLAPAPVISMAGAAAPRGAAHRLREGWARGDIAH, encoded by the coding sequence ATGAACCCGATCCGTCGAAGCACCTTGCCCCATGGCCTGCGCGTGGTCACCGAACACGTGCCGGGGGCCCGCGCCTTCAACATCGGCGTCTTCGTCGGTGTCGGCTCCCGCGACGAGGGCCCCGGAGAACACGGTGCCAGTCACTTCCTGGAGCACGTCCTGTTCAAGGGCACCCCGACGCGCACCGCGGAGGAGATCTCCGCCGCCGTCGAACGGTTCGGCGGAGACCTCAATGCCTACACCACCCGCGAGTACACCTGCTTCCACGCCCGGGTGCTCGACGACCAGGCCGTAACCGCCCTGGACGTGCTGACCGACATGCTCTCCCGCTCACTGGTCACCGCCACAGACCTGGGGACGGAGCGGGAGGTGATCCTCGACGAGATCGCCATGCACGACGACGACCCCTCCGAGGTGGCGATCGAGGGCGTCATCGCGGCCCTCTTCGACGGCACCATGCTGGCTCCCACGGTGATCGGATCATCCACGTCGATCCGTCGGATGAGCACCCAACGCGTGCGTGACTACTGGCGGCGCACCTACACCAGCGGGAGGATCGTGGTCTGCGCCGTCGGTGACGTCGACCACGACTCGCTGTGCGCCGCCCTGGCCGATTTCGACGAAGCCCTCACCGGCCCCCGCGAAGCGCACCGCACGCCCGCACGCCCGTCGGCCCGCCGGCCGGTCCGGGTGCGCAGCAATGACCTGTCCCAGACCTCCGTGGTGCTGGGTTTCGAGACCTTCGGCAACCGAGACCCCCGCCGGGAGGCGCTGGCCCTGCTGGCCGTCGCCCTGGGAGGAGGGATGAGCTCCCGCCTCTTCCTGGAGGTGCGGGAACGTCGCGCCCTGGCCTACACCATCGACTGCTCGGAGTCCGCCTGGAGTGATGCCGGGCTGATGACCATCGACTGGCAGGCACTGCCAGGACGCACCGCCGAGATCATGGACGTGGTGCGCACCATCGTCGTCGACGTGCGTGAGAACGGCATCACCGCCGACGAACTGGACGCTGCCAAGGGCCAACTGGTGGGGCAGAGTATCCTGCACTACGAGAATCCGGGTTCCCGGATGAGCCGTCTGGGTGCCGCGGAACTGGCCGGTGAACAGCGCACCCTTGACGAGATGCTCGAAGCCTTCCATGCCGTCACCCTCGACGAGGTCAACGCGCTGGCCCGCGACGTGCTGGCCCCGGCTCCCGTGATCAGCATGGCCGGTGCCGCGGCCCCGCGCGGTGCCGCCCACCGGCTGCGCGAAGGCTGGGCCCGGGGCGATATCGCCCACTGA
- a CDS encoding amino acid ABC transporter ATP-binding protein: MTSPVHLPDEGIVRIQDTTVDFATLRRGRHGHAVGESAREVVVLRAHSGMVFQQHNLFGHRTVLENVTEGPVLVQGHPRTEAEQEGRELLAKVGLADQADKYPHQLSGGQQQRVGIARALAQRPDLLLFDEPTSALDPELVGEVLGVMRQLADEGRTMLVVTHEMRFARDVADQVLFMDAGVVVEQGAPADVIDHPQHPRTQAFLRRVLDPLHGQHG, encoded by the coding sequence ATGACCTCTCCCGTCCACCTGCCCGACGAGGGCATCGTGCGGATCCAGGACACGACGGTCGACTTCGCCACGCTCAGGCGCGGGCGGCATGGTCACGCCGTGGGGGAGTCTGCCCGGGAGGTGGTCGTGCTGCGCGCCCACAGCGGCATGGTCTTCCAGCAGCACAACCTGTTCGGGCACCGCACCGTGCTTGAGAATGTCACCGAGGGCCCCGTTCTGGTGCAGGGCCACCCGCGCACGGAGGCGGAGCAGGAGGGGCGTGAACTGCTGGCCAAGGTGGGCCTGGCCGACCAGGCGGACAAGTATCCGCACCAGCTGTCCGGCGGGCAGCAGCAGCGCGTGGGCATCGCCCGGGCCCTGGCCCAGCGCCCAGACCTGCTCCTGTTCGACGAACCCACCAGTGCCCTTGACCCGGAACTGGTGGGCGAGGTCTTGGGCGTGATGCGGCAGTTGGCTGACGAGGGACGCACCATGCTGGTGGTCACCCATGAGATGCGCTTTGCCCGTGATGTGGCGGACCAGGTGCTCTTCATGGACGCCGGTGTGGTGGTGGAACAGGGCGCACCGGCCGACGTGATCGACCACCCGCAGCATCCCCGCACCCAGGCCTTCCTGCGACGGGTGCTGGACCCGTTGCATGGCCAGCACGGGTAG